AAAGTGATTGGATGTATCCTTGTTATTGCTTCTACGACAGGTATGGGATTTTTCTTTAGCAGTGAAATGAAAGGAAGGATTGAGGACTTAAGAGAGTTTCGTAAATTAGTTGTACTACTAAGAGGTGATATACGATATGCCAATACGCCATTACCGGAAGCCATCAGCTCGCTGGCTCGAAGACACAATGGCAGATTTCATGCATTCTTTGAGAAGGTTAGTATTAAATTGCAGGAGCTTTCGGGACAAACCTTTTCGGAGATATGGAAGGCCGCTGTTGGAAATGAAATGAAAGATACCTCGTTAACCAAAAAGGATAAACTTCAGTTGATTCAATTCGGAGAGAATCTCGGCTATCTGGACAAGGATATGCAATTAAATACCTTGGATTTGTATATATCACAATTGGAGGATGAGCTTACTGAGCTTTCAAAATCGGTGAAAGAAAAATCCTATATCTATAATAGCCTGGGAATTATGGCAGGAATTTTTCTAACAATCATTATGCTTTAATGAATTGAGCACCATGTGCGGTTGGATAACGCAATAATGAGGAGGAAATATGGATATCTATTTTATATTGAGAATTGCAGTCGTTGGAATCTTGGTTTCCATATTAAATCAAATACTCAAGCAATCGGGGAGGGATGAGCTTGCATTTCTGACAAGCTTGGCTGGCCTTGTACTGGTTTTGTTATGGCTCTTACCCCATATCACCGATTTGTTTGTAACGATTCAGCAGTTGTTTAATATTATATAGCTGGAGGTTGTTATGGTACAAATTGCTGTAATTGGCATAATAGCTATTACACTGGCTATTATTTTTAAAAAAGGGAAAGAAGAGTATTCATTATATATCAGCATTGCCGCTTGCTTCTTTATACTCTTGTGGGGAATAAGTAAGCTTGAAGTGATTCTGGATGCAATCAATCAGTTACAGGGATACATACACATCAATAAGGCATATGTAGGGATTCTGACTAAAATAATCGGAATCACCTATGTTACGGAAATATCCTCCTCGTTATGCAAGGATTCCGGCTATCAGGCTATAGCGGAACAGATTGAATTAGTTGGAAAGCTGACAATTCTGGCAATCAGTATGCCAATCATGTTAGCATTGTTGGAAACGATTAATAGTCTACTAACAGTACAATAAACGAATCACAATGAATAGGAAACATGTTATACATTAATTATAGATAGAACGAATGGTGTTTATAGATTGAAATGAAGGTGTGGCAAATGACTGAAGGAAGTAAGGGATCATCGAAGAAATACATGAAACTGCTACTACTGATTATAATAATATTTTACGCACAACCCTGTAGTGCTGTGAAGGCGTCTGCCAGCCTGCCGGAGGACATTAATTATACGGAGATTCAGGACGTCATTAATGATGTTATGGGAAAAGGAAATGAATTTCAGTTTGATGATTACGTAGATCAATTAATAAGCGGTGAAGAAGCATTCACCATTTCCTCCTTAGGCAATCAACTGCTTC
The nucleotide sequence above comes from Variimorphobacter saccharofermentans. Encoded proteins:
- the spoIIIAC gene encoding stage III sporulation protein AC — its product is MDIYFILRIAVVGILVSILNQILKQSGRDELAFLTSLAGLVLVLLWLLPHITDLFVTIQQLFNII
- a CDS encoding stage III sporulation AC/AD family protein, yielding MVQIAVIGIIAITLAIIFKKGKEEYSLYISIAACFFILLWGISKLEVILDAINQLQGYIHINKAYVGILTKIIGITYVTEISSSLCKDSGYQAIAEQIELVGKLTILAISMPIMLALLETINSLLTVQ
- a CDS encoding stage III sporulation protein AB, coding for MMRKVNRFIRADNRPVVLIKGGQTMMYVIKVIGCILVIASTTGMGFFFSSEMKGRIEDLREFRKLVVLLRGDIRYANTPLPEAISSLARRHNGRFHAFFEKVSIKLQELSGQTFSEIWKAAVGNEMKDTSLTKKDKLQLIQFGENLGYLDKDMQLNTLDLYISQLEDELTELSKSVKEKSYIYNSLGIMAGIFLTIIML